Below is a window of Pseudomonadota bacterium DNA.
CATCGACACCCTCATCGGCCGTCCGGACTTCCGGGTCGCAGCGGTGTTCGGGCCGCAGCACGGGCTCTGGGGCACCACGCAAGACAACATGATCGAGTGGGAGGGGTACCTCGACACCCGCCTCGGCCTTCCCGTCTACAGCCTCTACGGCGAGCATCGCAAGCCGCCGGCGGCCTGGCTCGAGGGGCTGCAGGCCATGGTCATCGACCTGGTCGACGTGGGGGCGCGGTACTACACGTTCGTCTGGACCTGCACCTACGTGATGGAGCGCTGCGCCGAGCTCGGCATCCCGGTGGTGCTGCTCGACCGCCCCAATCCGGTGAACGGCGTCGACATCGAGGGACCGAGCATCGACCGCTCGTACGCATCCTTCGTAGGGCGCTTCCCCATTCCCATGCGCCACGGCATGACCATGGGCGAGATGCTCACCATGTTCAACCAGACCGAGAACATCGGCTGCGAGCTCCACATCGCTCGAATGCAAGGCTGGCAGCGCCACATGTTCTTCGAGGAGACGGGCCAGCCGTGGCCCATGCCGTCGCCCAACATGCCAACGGTCGACACCGCCGTCGTGTATCCGGGGCAGTGCCTGGTCGAGGGCACGAAGATCTCCGAAGGGCGTGGAACCACGCGACCCTTCGAGCTCGTGGGCGCGCCGTTCATCGACCCGTGGGAGCTGGCCCGCGCCCTCGATGACGAGAGGCTCGAAGGCGTGTGCTTCCGCCCCCTGCTGTTCGAACCCACCTTCCAGAAACACGCGCGCGAGGCGTGCGGCGGCGTGTTCATCGCCGTCACCGACCGCGCGCGATTTCGCTCGGTGCACTTGACGGTGGCGCTCTTCTGCGCCAT
It encodes the following:
- a CDS encoding DUF1343 domain-containing protein — translated: MSSSTPPVLTGLDLLATSDPSLEGVLRLLAGRTVGLLVNQASFDHRLRHAIDTLIGRPDFRVAAVFGPQHGLWGTTQDNMIEWEGYLDTRLGLPVYSLYGEHRKPPAAWLEGLQAMVIDLVDVGARYYTFVWTCTYVMERCAELGIPVVLLDRPNPVNGVDIEGPSIDRSYASFVGRFPIPMRHGMTMGEMLTMFNQTENIGCELHIARMQGWQRHMFFEETGQPWPMPSPNMPTVDTAVVYPGQCLVEGTKISEGRGTTRPFELVGAPFIDPWELARALDDERLEGVCFRPLLFEPTFQKHAREACGGVFIAVTDRARFRSVHLTVALFCAIRRLYGDAFEWKAPPYEYETVKLPIDILFGSDAPRLAIDGGAEARDVMQSWGEVERAFAALRRPFLLYP